The following proteins are encoded in a genomic region of Methylibium petroleiphilum PM1:
- the tkt gene encoding transketolase, with amino-acid sequence MAALESRTPATPDTSLMANAIRALAMDAVQQANSGHPGAPMGMADIAVALWGRHLRHNPANPAWADRDRFVLSNGHGSMLIYALLHLTGYALPLEELRNFRQLHSKTPGHPEVGITPGVETTTGPLGQGLSNAVGMALAEKLLAAEFNRDGYAIVDHHTYVFLGDGCLMEGISHEASALAGAWKLDKLIALYDDNGISIDGQVAPWFVDDTAKRFAAYGWNVIGPIDGHDVDAVDAAITQAKRHVGQPSLIVCKTAIGKGSPNRANTAKAHGEPLGAEEIALTRATIGWPHAPFEIPAEAYNDWDAKDAGANLQADWEGRFEAYRADHPAAAAEFERRMAGALPENFAQIAVDAAIAAHAKAETVASRKASQLALEAFTAALPELLGGSADLTGSNLTNTKSTPALRFDAAGASNGGRHINYGVREFGMAALMNGIALHGGFIPYGGTFLTFSDYSRNAIRMAALMKQRVVHVFTHDSIGLGEDGPTHQSVEHAASLRLIPNLDVWRPADTAETTIAWTKALLNVDRPTALLLSRQNLPYLPKAGLDEVARGAYVLAEPAEVGLKRKAQAVLIATGSEVQLALHAQQQLAAAGIAVRVVSMPSTTTFDRQDVAYKRRVLPDGLPRVAVEAGVTDGWWKYGCAAVIGLDTYGESAPAGALFKHFGFTAENVAATVRRVLKK; translated from the coding sequence ATGGCTGCCCTCGAATCCCGCACGCCCGCCACCCCCGACACCTCGCTGATGGCCAACGCGATCCGCGCGCTGGCGATGGACGCAGTGCAACAGGCCAATTCGGGCCACCCTGGCGCGCCGATGGGCATGGCCGACATCGCGGTCGCGCTGTGGGGCCGACACCTGCGCCACAACCCGGCCAACCCGGCCTGGGCCGACCGTGATCGCTTCGTGCTGAGCAACGGCCACGGATCGATGCTGATCTATGCGCTGCTGCACCTGACCGGGTATGCGCTGCCGCTCGAGGAACTGCGCAACTTCCGCCAGCTTCACAGCAAGACGCCGGGCCACCCCGAGGTCGGCATCACGCCCGGCGTCGAGACGACCACCGGCCCGCTGGGGCAGGGCCTCAGCAACGCGGTCGGCATGGCGCTGGCCGAGAAGCTGCTGGCGGCGGAGTTCAACCGCGACGGCTATGCCATCGTCGATCATCACACCTATGTCTTCCTCGGCGACGGCTGCCTGATGGAGGGCATCAGCCACGAGGCCAGCGCGCTGGCGGGCGCCTGGAAGCTCGACAAGCTGATCGCGCTGTACGACGACAACGGGATCAGCATCGATGGCCAGGTGGCGCCGTGGTTCGTGGACGACACCGCGAAGCGCTTCGCGGCCTACGGCTGGAATGTGATCGGGCCGATCGACGGTCACGATGTCGATGCAGTCGACGCGGCGATCACGCAAGCCAAGCGCCATGTGGGCCAACCCAGTCTGATCGTGTGCAAGACCGCGATCGGCAAGGGCTCACCGAACCGCGCCAATACCGCCAAGGCGCACGGCGAGCCGCTCGGCGCCGAGGAGATTGCGCTCACGCGGGCCACGATCGGCTGGCCGCATGCGCCATTCGAGATCCCGGCCGAGGCCTACAACGACTGGGACGCCAAGGACGCCGGTGCCAACCTGCAGGCCGACTGGGAAGGCCGCTTCGAGGCCTACCGCGCCGACCATCCCGCCGCCGCGGCCGAGTTCGAACGCCGGATGGCGGGCGCGCTGCCGGAGAACTTTGCGCAGATCGCAGTGGACGCTGCCATCGCGGCACACGCCAAGGCCGAGACGGTCGCCAGCCGCAAGGCCAGCCAGCTCGCGCTGGAGGCCTTCACCGCTGCGTTGCCCGAACTGCTGGGCGGCAGTGCCGACCTCACCGGCTCGAATCTCACCAACACCAAGAGCACACCGGCGCTGCGCTTCGATGCGGCAGGTGCTTCGAACGGTGGCCGCCACATCAACTACGGCGTGCGCGAGTTCGGCATGGCGGCGTTGATGAACGGCATCGCGCTGCACGGCGGCTTCATCCCCTACGGCGGCACCTTCCTGACCTTCAGCGACTACTCGCGCAACGCCATCCGCATGGCCGCGCTGATGAAGCAGCGCGTGGTGCATGTCTTCACCCACGACAGCATCGGCCTCGGCGAGGACGGCCCGACGCACCAGAGCGTGGAGCACGCCGCGAGCCTGCGGCTGATCCCGAACCTCGATGTCTGGCGTCCCGCCGACACGGCCGAGACCACGATCGCGTGGACCAAGGCGCTGCTGAACGTGGACCGCCCGACCGCGCTGCTGCTGTCGCGTCAGAACCTGCCCTACCTGCCGAAGGCCGGGCTCGACGAGGTGGCGCGCGGCGCCTATGTGCTGGCCGAGCCGGCCGAGGTGGGGCTGAAGAGGAAGGCCCAGGCAGTGCTCATCGCGACCGGGTCCGAGGTGCAGCTCGCGCTGCATGCGCAGCAGCAGCTCGCCGCCGCCGGCATCGCGGTGCGCGTGGTGTCGATGCCCAGCACCACCACCTTCGATCGCCAGGACGTGGCCTACAAGCGCCGCGTGTTGCCCGACGGGCTGCCGCGGGTGGCGGTGGAGGCCGGCGTCACCGATGGCTGGTGGAAGTACGGTTGCGCAGCCGTCATCGGCCTCGACACCTACGGCGAGTCGGCCCCGGCCGGTGCGTTGTTCAAGCACTTCGGCTTCACGGCCGAGAACGTGGCCGCGACCGTGCGCCGGGTGCTGAAGAAGTGA
- the gap gene encoding type I glyceraldehyde-3-phosphate dehydrogenase gives MTIKVAINGYGRIGRNVLRAHYEGGKKHDIQIVAINDLGDPKTNAHLTQYDTAHGRFPGTVSVDGDYMVINGDKIRVLANRNPAELPWGELGVDVVMECTGFFTTKEKASAHLKGGAKKVIISAPGGKDVDATIVFGVNHGVLKATDTVISNASCTTNCLAPLVKPLHEKIGLESGLMTTIHAYTNDQVLTDVYHEDLRRARSATQSMIPTKTGAAAAVGLVLPELNGKLDGFAIRVPTINVSVVDLTFTAKRATTLEEVNAVLKAAAEGELKGILAYNTAPLVSVDFNHDPASSTFDSTQTRVSPDGKLVKVLSWYDNEWGFSNRMLDTTVALMAAK, from the coding sequence ATGACCATCAAAGTTGCCATCAATGGCTACGGCCGCATCGGCCGCAACGTGCTCCGCGCCCACTACGAGGGCGGCAAGAAGCACGACATCCAGATCGTCGCGATCAACGATCTGGGCGACCCGAAGACCAACGCCCACCTGACGCAGTACGACACCGCGCATGGCAGGTTCCCAGGCACGGTCAGCGTCGACGGCGACTACATGGTCATCAACGGCGACAAGATCCGCGTGCTGGCCAACCGCAACCCGGCCGAGCTGCCTTGGGGCGAGCTCGGCGTGGACGTGGTGATGGAGTGCACCGGCTTCTTCACGACCAAGGAAAAGGCCTCGGCGCACCTGAAGGGCGGCGCCAAGAAGGTCATCATCTCGGCGCCGGGCGGCAAGGACGTGGACGCGACCATCGTGTTCGGTGTCAACCACGGCGTGCTGAAGGCCACCGACACGGTGATCAGCAACGCCAGCTGCACCACCAACTGCCTGGCGCCGCTGGTCAAGCCACTGCACGAGAAGATCGGCCTGGAGTCGGGCCTGATGACCACCATCCACGCTTACACCAACGACCAGGTGCTGACCGACGTGTACCACGAGGACCTGCGCCGCGCGCGCAGCGCCACGCAGTCGATGATCCCCACCAAGACCGGCGCCGCCGCTGCGGTGGGCCTGGTGCTGCCCGAACTGAACGGCAAGCTCGATGGCTTCGCGATCCGCGTGCCGACCATCAACGTGTCGGTGGTCGACCTGACCTTCACCGCCAAGCGCGCCACGACGCTCGAGGAGGTCAACGCCGTGCTGAAGGCCGCGGCCGAGGGCGAGCTCAAGGGCATCCTGGCCTACAACACCGCGCCTCTGGTGAGCGTGGACTTCAACCACGACCCGGCGTCCAGCACCTTCGACTCGACCCAGACCCGCGTTTCGCCGGACGGCAAGCTCGTCAAGGTGCTGAGCTGGTATGACAACGAGTGGGGTTTCAGCAATCGCATGCTGGACACCACCGTAGCGCTGATGGCTGCCAAGTGA
- a CDS encoding S8 family peptidase, whose translation MSSSVRSRLYTPSIAFSKSPMHSMQAAVRVLAALVVLFFIQPMVVGTAVAAGGVADDLPSARVIVKYRDDAVRGAGSDRVSIAHAGQGATVQRLAARMDAVAQRRGLALRAHRAISERSQVVLARGIDSETLARRLRADPDVEFAVVDRRVRPLAVPNDPLHTLGGADGPAVGQWYLRTPAAPALSAIDATRAWDITQGSASVVVAVLDTGVRFDHPDLAGKLLAGYDFVSTLPESNDGNGRDSNASDPGDWITQQEDNSVGGDFYHCTSPDSLGNYNGAPSSWHGTQVAGIVGALTNNGVGMAGTGWNTRVLPVRVLGKCGGYVSDVVIGMRWAAGLTVPNIAANPNPARILNLSLGTEGGCGEYQDAVDDVVAAGALVVAAAGNTNGHAVGAPGNCSGVMAVGGLRHSGTKVGFSDLGSAVSISAPAGNCVNDFGPCLYPLLTTTNSGSQGPASSAYTDGTNDITVGTSFSAPLVSGVAALMLAVQPTLTPDEIRGLIQGGSRRFPSTSAPVCTAPRFDVNGDPIDQIECDCTTTTCGAGMLDARVAVRSAAAGLIADIVVNTATPRAGQDVSLTADVFRLISGRNLSSLSWSLVDGGGIVSGSVSGCSANCVVSPTGAGSFTVAVTVTDDNNPPTQSTVSRRVTVVSASPNGGGGGGGALGGPAYLLALALAVGAAWRLSAGRDA comes from the coding sequence ATGTCAAGCTCGGTGCGGTCGCGCCTCTACACTCCATCCATCGCTTTTTCGAAATCCCCGATGCACTCAATGCAAGCCGCTGTCCGTGTTCTCGCGGCACTCGTCGTGCTGTTTTTCATTCAGCCGATGGTCGTGGGCACCGCGGTGGCCGCCGGTGGCGTGGCAGACGACCTGCCGTCGGCTCGGGTGATCGTCAAGTACCGTGATGATGCCGTTCGCGGCGCCGGCAGCGACCGGGTGAGCATCGCCCATGCCGGGCAGGGCGCGACGGTGCAGCGTCTCGCCGCACGGATGGACGCGGTCGCCCAACGTCGCGGTCTTGCCTTGCGCGCGCACCGTGCCATCAGCGAACGCTCCCAGGTCGTGCTGGCCAGGGGCATCGATTCGGAGACATTGGCGCGGCGACTCCGTGCCGATCCGGACGTTGAGTTCGCGGTGGTCGATCGTCGGGTGAGGCCGCTGGCCGTGCCGAACGATCCGTTGCACACGCTTGGCGGCGCCGACGGCCCTGCCGTGGGGCAGTGGTATCTGCGCACTCCCGCCGCCCCGGCGCTCTCGGCGATCGACGCCACCCGTGCCTGGGACATCACGCAAGGCAGCGCCAGCGTGGTCGTGGCGGTGCTGGACACGGGGGTGCGCTTCGATCATCCCGACCTCGCCGGCAAGTTGCTGGCCGGCTACGATTTCGTCAGTACCCTGCCGGAGTCGAACGATGGCAACGGGCGTGACAGCAACGCCAGCGATCCGGGTGACTGGATCACCCAGCAGGAAGACAACTCGGTGGGTGGGGACTTCTATCACTGCACCTCGCCGGACTCACTGGGCAATTACAACGGAGCCCCGAGTTCCTGGCACGGCACGCAGGTTGCCGGCATCGTCGGCGCGCTGACGAACAACGGCGTGGGCATGGCCGGGACCGGCTGGAACACCCGCGTCCTGCCGGTCCGGGTGCTCGGCAAGTGCGGCGGCTACGTGTCGGATGTGGTGATCGGCATGCGCTGGGCGGCCGGCCTGACCGTGCCCAACATCGCGGCCAATCCGAATCCGGCCCGGATACTCAACCTCAGCCTCGGCACCGAGGGGGGCTGCGGCGAGTACCAGGACGCTGTCGACGACGTGGTGGCCGCCGGCGCGCTGGTGGTGGCTGCTGCTGGCAATACGAACGGCCATGCGGTCGGTGCGCCGGGCAATTGCAGTGGCGTGATGGCTGTCGGTGGCCTGCGTCACTCCGGCACCAAGGTCGGTTTCTCCGACCTCGGGTCGGCGGTCTCGATCAGTGCGCCTGCCGGCAACTGCGTCAACGATTTCGGGCCCTGCCTCTACCCGCTGCTCACCACGACCAATTCCGGCTCGCAGGGGCCGGCCTCCTCGGCCTACACCGACGGCACGAACGACATCACCGTCGGCACCAGCTTCTCGGCGCCGCTGGTGTCGGGCGTGGCCGCGCTGATGCTCGCGGTGCAGCCCACGCTCACGCCGGACGAGATCCGGGGCCTGATCCAGGGCGGCTCGCGCCGTTTCCCGAGCACCAGCGCGCCCGTCTGCACGGCGCCGCGTTTCGATGTCAATGGCGACCCCATCGACCAGATCGAGTGCGACTGCACCACCACCACCTGCGGCGCCGGCATGCTCGATGCTCGCGTGGCCGTGCGTTCCGCGGCCGCGGGCCTGATCGCCGACATCGTCGTCAACACGGCGACGCCGAGGGCGGGGCAAGACGTTTCTCTGACGGCCGACGTGTTCCGGTTGATCAGCGGCCGCAACCTCAGCAGCCTCAGCTGGAGCTTGGTCGACGGCGGCGGCATCGTCAGCGGCAGTGTCTCCGGGTGCTCGGCCAACTGTGTCGTCTCGCCGACCGGAGCGGGAAGCTTCACCGTCGCGGTCACGGTGACCGATGACAACAACCCCCCGACGCAATCCACCGTGTCGCGGCGCGTGACGGTGGTGTCGGCGTCGCCGAACGGAGGGGGGGGCGGTGGCGGTGCCCTCGGCGGCCCGGCCTACCTGCTGGCACTGGCGCTGGCCGTGGGGGCTGCCTGGCGGCTGAGCGCAGGGCGCGACGCTTGA
- a CDS encoding biotin--[acetyl-CoA-carboxylase] ligase: MPDAAVPPLRRAVDAPGAGLAPLRWPLEALWAQLEPLRPGLSVEALVETDSTSTRLLERARNGDSAPCLLVAERQTAGRGRLGRTWFSDTGSSSTADGLGSLTFSLGLTLAPADWSGLSLAVGVALAEALHPRVRLKWPNDLWLTDETAPDTPGRKLGGVLIETVALSDGSRHAVIGVGLNLTRPETRPEFTQAPAGWREIEPLARAPELLARLAPPLFIALGIFEQQGFAAFTARFAARDALAGRPVQTTDPGAEHGVADGVDARGALRVRTERGEECLIRSGEVSVRPC; this comes from the coding sequence GTGCCCGACGCTGCCGTGCCTCCGCTACGCCGTGCCGTCGACGCGCCAGGCGCAGGCCTCGCGCCGCTGCGCTGGCCGCTCGAGGCGCTGTGGGCACAGCTCGAGCCTTTGAGGCCCGGCCTCAGCGTCGAGGCACTGGTCGAGACCGACTCCACCAGCACGCGCCTGCTGGAGCGTGCCCGCAACGGCGACAGCGCGCCCTGCCTGTTGGTCGCCGAACGACAGACGGCCGGCCGCGGGCGGCTCGGCCGCACCTGGTTCTCCGACACCGGATCCTCGTCGACGGCCGATGGCCTGGGTTCGCTGACCTTCTCGCTCGGCCTGACGCTGGCCCCCGCGGACTGGTCGGGTCTGTCGCTCGCCGTCGGCGTGGCGCTGGCCGAGGCCCTGCATCCCCGCGTTCGACTCAAGTGGCCGAACGATCTGTGGCTCACCGACGAAACGGCCCCCGACACTCCGGGACGCAAGCTTGGCGGCGTACTGATCGAAACCGTCGCGCTGTCCGATGGCAGCCGGCATGCCGTGATCGGTGTCGGCCTGAATCTGACGCGCCCCGAAACGCGACCCGAGTTCACCCAGGCGCCTGCGGGCTGGCGCGAGATCGAGCCGCTGGCACGCGCGCCAGAGTTGCTGGCGCGGCTGGCCCCGCCGCTGTTCATCGCCCTGGGGATCTTCGAACAACAGGGCTTCGCGGCCTTCACGGCGCGCTTCGCGGCGCGCGACGCGCTGGCCGGCCGGCCGGTGCAGACCACGGACCCCGGCGCCGAGCACGGCGTGGCCGACGGGGTCGATGCCCGTGGGGCACTGCGTGTGCGGACCGAACGCGGCGAGGAGTGCCTGATCCGCAGCGGCGAAGTGAGCGTGCGACCATGCTGA
- a CDS encoding SET domain-containing protein codes for MTQSTRRKSVPAPRAARQEAAPASRDGRRIQVRRSGVHGKGVFALRPLAKGETLIEYTGEVIDWPEALRRHPHDPTDPHHTFYFSIDEDHVIDAKVGGNAARWINHACAPNCEADETDGRVFIKTLRAVKAGEELFYDYGLVIDERYTPKLKKQYECRCGHKACRGTMLAPKR; via the coding sequence ATGACGCAATCGACGCGCCGCAAGTCCGTCCCCGCCCCCCGGGCCGCCCGACAGGAGGCCGCCCCCGCGAGCCGCGACGGCCGGCGCATCCAGGTGCGGCGCTCCGGCGTGCACGGCAAGGGCGTCTTCGCGTTGCGGCCGCTGGCCAAGGGCGAGACGCTGATCGAGTACACCGGCGAGGTGATCGACTGGCCCGAGGCGCTGCGCCGCCATCCGCACGACCCCACCGACCCGCACCATACCTTCTACTTCAGCATCGATGAAGACCACGTGATCGACGCCAAGGTCGGCGGCAACGCGGCACGCTGGATCAACCACGCCTGCGCCCCCAACTGCGAGGCCGACGAGACAGACGGCCGCGTGTTCATCAAGACGCTGCGTGCCGTCAAGGCCGGCGAGGAGCTGTTCTACGATTACGGCCTGGTGATCGACGAGCGCTACACCCCCAAGCTGAAGAAGCAGTACGAATGCCGCTGCGGGCACAAGGCCTGCCGCGGCACCATGCTCGCGCCCAAGCGCTGA
- a CDS encoding DNA topoisomerase III, with protein sequence MSKALVIAEKPSVAQDIVRALTPTSGKFEKHDDHFENEHYVVTSAVGHLVEIKAPEEYDVKRGKWSFAHLPVIPPHFDLAPIDKAKSRLNAVVKQVKRKDVGELINACDAGREGELIFRLIVQYAGTEKKPIDKPVRRLWLQSMTPQAIRDGFERLRSDADLRGLADAARSRSEADWLVGINGTRAMTAFNSRDGGFFLTTVGRVQTPTLSIVVEREEKIRKHVARDYWELKATFAAQAGEYEGKWFDPAWKKNDDAERRADRLWNEADAQAIAQAVRGQPATVTEESKPSTQSSPQLYDLTLLQREANSRFGFSAKTTLSIAQALYEKHKVLTYPRTDSKALPEDYVGVVKQTMEMLAAEDLPGPLKALSAHARKAVKEGYVKPNKRIFDNAKVSDHFAIIPTLQAPKSLTEVEAKLYDLVVKRFLAVFYPPAEFLVTTRISTVKAGSAEHRFQTHGKVMVKPGWLAVYGRDVEDADATLVPVEPGEVVRTESVDVNALKTKPPARYTEATLLSAMESAGKLIDDDELREAMQEKGLGTPATRAQTIEGLILEKYMHRDGRELIPTAKAFQLMTLLRGLQVEELTQPELTGNWEYQLAEMEKGKLSRDAFMREIAAMTQKIVAKAKEYDRDTIPGDYATLKTPCPKCGGVVKENYRRFTCAAKSGDAEGCGFSISKIPGGRSFELDEVESFIADKKIGPLEGFRSKAGWPFTAELKLAYDDEIANWKLEFDFGDDAKKGEGDGTPVDFSAQQSLGACPKCKGHVYEHGSSYVCEHAVGAHVTCDFKSGKIILQQPVAREQMTRLLQEGKTDLLENFVSNKTRRKFKARLAWDAKEGKVGFEFEPRAAKVPAKKSGVRAGTKS encoded by the coding sequence ATGAGCAAAGCACTGGTCATCGCCGAGAAACCTTCCGTCGCACAAGACATCGTGCGGGCCCTGACGCCCACGAGCGGCAAGTTCGAGAAGCACGACGATCACTTCGAGAACGAGCACTACGTCGTCACCTCGGCGGTCGGCCACCTGGTCGAGATCAAGGCGCCCGAGGAGTACGACGTGAAGCGCGGCAAGTGGAGCTTCGCCCACCTGCCGGTGATCCCGCCGCACTTCGATCTCGCACCGATCGACAAGGCCAAGAGCCGGCTCAACGCGGTGGTCAAGCAGGTCAAGCGCAAGGACGTCGGCGAGCTCATCAATGCCTGTGACGCGGGACGCGAGGGCGAGCTGATCTTCCGCCTCATCGTGCAGTACGCCGGCACCGAGAAGAAGCCGATCGACAAGCCGGTGCGCCGCCTGTGGCTTCAGAGCATGACGCCGCAGGCGATCCGCGACGGCTTCGAGCGCCTGCGCTCCGACGCCGATCTGCGCGGCCTGGCCGACGCCGCCCGCAGCCGCAGCGAGGCCGACTGGCTGGTCGGCATCAACGGTACGCGAGCGATGACGGCCTTCAACTCGCGCGACGGCGGTTTCTTCCTCACCACCGTCGGCCGGGTGCAGACGCCCACGCTCAGCATCGTGGTCGAGCGCGAGGAGAAGATCCGCAAGCACGTGGCGCGCGACTACTGGGAGCTCAAGGCCACGTTCGCCGCCCAGGCCGGCGAGTACGAGGGCAAGTGGTTCGACCCGGCATGGAAGAAGAACGACGATGCCGAGCGCCGCGCCGACCGGCTCTGGAACGAGGCCGATGCGCAGGCCATCGCGCAGGCGGTGCGCGGCCAGCCGGCCACCGTGACCGAGGAATCCAAGCCCAGCACACAGAGCAGCCCTCAGCTCTATGACCTGACGCTGCTGCAGCGCGAGGCCAACTCGCGCTTCGGCTTCTCGGCCAAGACCACGCTCAGCATCGCGCAGGCGCTGTACGAGAAGCACAAGGTGCTGACCTACCCGCGGACCGACAGCAAGGCGCTGCCGGAAGACTACGTCGGCGTCGTGAAGCAGACGATGGAGATGCTCGCCGCCGAGGATCTGCCCGGGCCGCTGAAGGCTCTGTCGGCGCACGCCCGCAAGGCGGTGAAGGAGGGCTACGTCAAGCCCAACAAGCGCATCTTCGACAACGCCAAGGTCTCGGACCACTTCGCGATCATTCCGACCTTGCAGGCGCCCAAGAGCCTGACCGAGGTGGAGGCCAAGCTCTACGACCTGGTGGTCAAGCGCTTCCTCGCGGTGTTCTACCCGCCGGCCGAGTTCCTGGTCACGACGCGCATCTCCACCGTCAAGGCGGGCAGCGCTGAACATCGGTTCCAGACCCACGGCAAGGTGATGGTCAAGCCGGGCTGGCTGGCCGTCTATGGCCGCGACGTGGAAGATGCGGATGCCACGCTGGTGCCGGTCGAGCCCGGCGAAGTGGTGCGCACCGAGAGCGTTGACGTCAACGCGCTCAAGACCAAGCCGCCGGCACGCTACACCGAGGCCACGCTACTGTCGGCGATGGAAAGCGCCGGCAAGCTGATCGATGACGACGAACTGCGCGAGGCGATGCAGGAGAAGGGGCTGGGCACGCCGGCCACCCGCGCGCAGACCATCGAAGGCCTGATCCTCGAGAAGTACATGCACCGCGACGGCCGCGAGCTGATCCCCACCGCCAAGGCCTTCCAGCTGATGACGCTGCTGCGCGGCCTGCAGGTCGAGGAGCTGACCCAGCCCGAGCTGACCGGCAACTGGGAGTACCAGCTCGCCGAGATGGAGAAGGGCAAGCTCAGCCGCGACGCCTTCATGCGCGAAATCGCCGCGATGACGCAGAAGATCGTCGCCAAGGCCAAGGAGTACGACCGCGACACCATCCCCGGCGACTATGCGACGCTGAAGACGCCCTGCCCGAAATGCGGCGGCGTCGTGAAGGAGAACTACCGCCGCTTCACCTGTGCCGCGAAATCAGGCGACGCCGAGGGCTGCGGCTTCAGCATCAGCAAGATCCCCGGCGGGCGCAGCTTCGAGCTCGATGAAGTGGAGTCCTTCATCGCCGACAAGAAGATCGGCCCGCTCGAGGGCTTCCGCTCCAAGGCCGGCTGGCCCTTCACGGCCGAACTCAAGCTGGCGTACGACGACGAGATCGCCAACTGGAAACTCGAGTTCGACTTCGGCGACGACGCCAAGAAGGGCGAAGGCGACGGCACGCCGGTCGACTTCTCGGCGCAGCAGAGCCTGGGCGCCTGCCCCAAGTGCAAGGGGCATGTCTACGAGCACGGCAGCAGCTACGTCTGCGAGCACGCGGTCGGCGCGCACGTCACCTGCGACTTCAAGAGCGGCAAGATCATCCTGCAGCAGCCGGTGGCGCGCGAGCAGATGACCCGGCTGCTGCAGGAAGGCAAGACCGATCTGCTGGAGAACTTCGTGTCCAACAAGACGCGGCGCAAGTTCAAGGCGCGCCTGGCCTGGGACGCCAAGGAAGGCAAGGTCGGCTTCGAGTTCGAGCCGAGGGCGGCCAAGGTGCCGGCCAAGAAGTCCGGGGTTCGCGCCGGCACCAAATCGTGA
- a CDS encoding universal stress protein, whose protein sequence is MFKHLLLPTDGSSPSEVVNRKALQFAKEQQARVTAIHVVPTFHTLTYRTTMLEDTREEFVAECKAQASKFLTEVERAAQEIGVPCRSLMVTHDHPYEAINDTAAQSGCDLIVMASHGRRGLKGLLLGSETQKVLTHASVPVLVLR, encoded by the coding sequence ATGTTCAAGCACCTGCTATTGCCGACCGACGGATCCAGTCCTTCCGAGGTGGTGAACCGCAAGGCCCTGCAGTTCGCCAAGGAACAGCAGGCCCGTGTCACCGCGATCCACGTCGTGCCGACCTTCCATACGCTGACCTACCGCACCACGATGCTCGAGGACACCCGCGAGGAGTTCGTGGCCGAATGCAAGGCCCAGGCGAGCAAGTTCCTGACCGAGGTGGAGCGCGCGGCACAGGAAATCGGGGTGCCCTGCCGCAGCCTGATGGTCACGCACGATCACCCCTACGAGGCGATCAACGACACGGCGGCGCAGTCGGGCTGCGACCTGATCGTGATGGCCTCGCACGGCCGCCGCGGCCTCAAGGGCCTGTTGCTGGGCAGCGAGACCCAGAAGGTGCTGACGCACGCCTCGGTGCCGGTGCTGGTGCTGCGCTGA
- a CDS encoding AEC family transporter — protein sequence MSPLIFLKLLAIFVTIGIGWVAGRCKPFAGGEAARILSNAAFYVFAPALLFRATARIDLGTLPWQALGAFFVPVVGWMLLVYLLQRRCRAAAAAQPAVRAITASFGNNAQLGIPMAAALFGEIGLQLHLSIVSLHALILLTVLTLLVERDLAHAMARDAGAPASLSRTLLLTARNTVIHPIVLPVLAGMAWNLTGAPIPGPIDEVLQMLGTAVVPLCLVAIGLSLGHYGLRGAAGPALLLAAAKLLVQPALVLAVGYGMGLRGLALAVIVMAAAMPTGSNALMFAQRYRSGEAEATAAIVISTLAFAATAPLWLLLTQWLS from the coding sequence ATGTCTCCGTTGATCTTCCTCAAGCTCCTGGCGATCTTCGTGACGATCGGCATCGGCTGGGTGGCCGGCCGCTGCAAGCCTTTCGCTGGCGGCGAGGCGGCGCGCATCCTCTCGAATGCGGCGTTCTACGTGTTCGCGCCGGCGCTGCTGTTCCGTGCCACGGCGCGCATCGACCTGGGCACGCTGCCCTGGCAGGCGCTGGGGGCCTTCTTCGTGCCGGTGGTGGGTTGGATGCTGTTGGTGTACCTGCTGCAGCGCCGGTGCCGCGCCGCTGCGGCGGCACAGCCCGCGGTACGAGCCATCACCGCCTCGTTCGGCAACAACGCCCAGCTCGGCATCCCGATGGCCGCTGCGCTGTTCGGCGAGATCGGCCTGCAACTGCACCTGTCGATCGTCAGCCTGCATGCGCTGATCCTGCTCACCGTGCTGACGCTGCTGGTCGAGCGCGACCTCGCCCACGCGATGGCGCGCGACGCCGGCGCGCCGGCATCGCTGTCGCGCACGCTGCTGCTGACGGCGCGCAACACTGTCATCCACCCGATCGTGCTGCCGGTGCTGGCCGGCATGGCCTGGAACCTGACGGGCGCGCCCATCCCCGGCCCGATCGACGAGGTGCTGCAGATGCTGGGCACTGCGGTCGTGCCGTTGTGTCTGGTCGCGATCGGCCTGTCGCTCGGCCACTACGGCCTTCGCGGCGCGGCGGGCCCGGCGCTGCTGCTGGCGGCAGCCAAGCTGCTGGTGCAACCGGCGCTGGTGCTCGCGGTCGGCTACGGCATGGGCCTGCGCGGGCTGGCGCTGGCGGTGATCGTCATGGCCGCGGCGATGCCGACCGGCTCGAACGCGCTGATGTTCGCGCAGCGCTACCGCAGCGGCGAGGCGGAGGCGACCGCCGCGATCGTGATCTCGACGCTGGCCTTCGCCGCCACGGCGCCGTTGTGGTTGCTGCTGACGCAGTGGCTGAGCTGA